CTCAAGCTCCTGCCCGCCGAGTCCCTGCACCTGCTGTCCGTGGGCGCGGTGCTGGGCAAGAGCTTCGCGCTGGAGCAGGTCGCCGCGCTCTCGGGCACCCCGCAGGAGCAGGTGGTGGCGGCGCTCGTGGAGCCCCAGCACCGCCACATGCTGTGGGCGGGACAGGAGGGCCACTACACCTTCGTCCACGACAAGCTGCGCGAGGCGCTGCTGGGCATGCTCAAGCCGGACGAGCGCCGGGAGCTGCACCGCCTGGCGGCGCGCACCTTCGCCGCCCGCGACAAGGCGGACTCCTTCGAGCTGGCCTACCACTTCGACGCCGCGGGCGAGCACGCCCTGGCGCTCCCCCACGCCATCGTGGCCGCGGAGCGCGCCCGCACCCAGTTCGCCCTGGGCACCGCGGAGCTCAACTACCGCATCGCCGAGCGCGGCGCGGCCCAGGCCGATGCGAGCACCCGCTTCCGCATCGCCACCGGCCTCGGCGACGTGCTCATGCTGCGCGGCCGCTACGACGACGCCCAGCCCCAGTTCGAGCTCGCCCAGAAGCTGGCCCACAACCCCCTGGAGCAGGCGCGCATCTCCTCCAAGCTCGGGGAGCTCGAGTTCAAGCGCGGCAACATGGAGGAGAGCAACGCCGCCAACGAGCAGGGACTCGCCCTGTTGCGGCGCTGGGTGCCCGGCCATGACATCACCTATGGCCTGCGCGCCGCCTGGGAGCTGCTCATCCAGGCGGGCCATACGCTGATGCCCCAGCGGCTCGCGCGCCGCTCGCTGGAGCACGCCGAGGAGGATCTCCTCGCCGTGCACTTCTACAACCGGCTGACGTATGGCTATTGGTACAAGCGCGGCCCGGTGCCCACCTTCTGGGCCCACCTGCGCGAGGTGAACACCGCCGAGCGCTATCCACCCACGCCCGAGCTGGCCCAGGCCTACTCCACGCACTCGCCGGTGATGACCCAGGTGCCCTGGTTCTCCCGGGCCATCGCCTACCTGGAGAAGTCGCTGGCCATGCGCCGGCAGTGGGGCGACACGTGGGGCCAGGGCCAGACGCTGCACTTCTACTCGCTCGCGCTCTACGTCTCCGGCCGCTTCGAGGAGAGCATCGAGAAGGCGCGCGAGGGGATGCGACTGCTCGCGCGCACCGGGGACAAGTGGGAGATGCACAACGCCCACTACCACCTGGCCATGTCGCTCTACCGCCTGGGCCGGCTGCGCGAGGCCGAGGAGTCCAGCCAGCAACTGCACGCCTCCGCGCTCGCCATCGGCGACCGGTACGCCGTGCGACTGAGCCTGGAAGCCTGGGGCAAGGCCGCCGTGGGCCGCATCTCCAAGGGCCTGCTGGACGAGGCGCTGGCCGACCCGGGGCTCGACACGCAGACGCACACGGGGCTGCTCCAGGTGGAGGCCCTGCGGCGCATGCGCGAGGAGGACCTGGAGGGCGCGGTGGCCACGCTGGAGGAGGCCCACCGCATGGTGGAGAAGGCGAAGCTGCGCAACGAGTACGTGACGCCCGTGGGCCCCTGGTTCATCACCGCGCTGCGCCTGCTGGCCTCGCGGGTGTCACCGCTCTCGCCCCACCGTCGCGCGGCGCTGCTCAAGCGGGCGTGGCTGGTGGAGAAGCGCTCCCGCCCCTCGGCGGAGGCCTTCCGCAACAACCTCGCCCACCTGCTGCGCGAGCGCGGCCTGCTGCATGCCATGGAGGGACACCCCCGCCGTGCCCGCAAGTGGCTCGATGAGAGCCTGCGCGTGGCCGGATCCCTGAAGATGCGCCACGAGGCCGCCCAGACGCGGCTCGCGCGCGGCCAGGTGGGCCAGGAGCTCGGCTGGCCCGGGGCGGCGGAGGACCTGGAGACGGCCCGGCGCGAGCTGCGGGAGATGGAGCAGGGGCTGGGCACCACCGGGCATTCCGCGCCCGACAAGGGGCCGGAGCGCCTGGAGACGTTGTCGCTCGTGGACCGCTTCCCGCGCGTGCTCGAGGCGGGGCGGCGCATCGCCTCCGCGCTCACGGGCGAGGCGGTGTTCGACGCCGTGCGCCAGTCCATGCAGGAGCTGTTGCGCGCCGAGCACTGCGTGGTGTTCGAGCCGCGGACGCTCCTGCCCGAGGAGGAGCTGGCCGCCGCGGGCGTGGCGCGCACGGCCCTGCACCGCACGATGGAGACGGGACGCCCGGCCATCATGGGCCAGGGCATGCCCGGCGGGGTGAGCGAGAGCATGGAGATGCTCGGGGTGCGCTCGCTCTTGTGCGCGCCCATCCAGGTGCGTGGCAAGACGGTGGCGTGTGTGTGCGCGAGCCACCGACAGGTGGGCGAGCTGTTCGGCGAGGACGAGGAGCGGCTGGCCTCCTTCGTCTGCATCCTGGCGGGCACCGCCCTGGAGAACGCCGAGGGCTTCGAGCGCATGGCGGCGCTGAGCGAGGAGCAGGGCCGGCTCTACCGCGAGGAGCAGGAGGCGGTGCGGCGCCGGGACGACTTCCTCTCCATCGCCGCGCACGAGCTCAAGACGCCCCTCACCTCGCTCCAGCTCCACCTGCAGGGGTTGATGTCGCAGCTGCGCCCGGGCGCCCGCTCCATGTCCCCCGAGCGGCTGGCCACCAAGCTCGAGTCGGCCAACCTCCAGACGCAGCGCATGGGCAAGCTGGTGAACGAGCTGCTGGACATCTCGCGCATCGCCCAGGGCAACCTGCTCGGGGACCTGGAGTCGGTGGACCTGGTGAAGGTGGTGCACAACGTGGTGGAGCGCACGCGTGATGGCCTGGCGCGCGCCGAGTGCGAGCTGCGGCTGCACCTGGCCTCCGAGGTGGTGGGCCATTGGGACGCCATGCGCCTGGAGCAGGTGGTGCTCAACCTGCTCACCAACGCGATGAAGTACGGCGCGGGGCGGCCCATCGACATCACCGTGGAGGGGGACACCACCCACGCGCGGCTCGTGGTGCGCGACCAGGGCATCGGCATCGCCCCGGAGGACACCGAGCGCATCTTCGAGCGCTTCGAGCGCGCGGTGTCCGTGCGCCACTATGGCGGCTTCGGCATCGGCCTGTGGATCGTCCGGGAAATCATCCAGGCACTCGGCGGCCGCGTCGAGGTGCGCAGCGCGCCCGGGCAGGGCGCCACCTTCACCGTGCTGCTGCCGCTCGAGGGCCCGAAGCCCCGCGCCCTCAATGGCGCTCCAGCTCCAGATAGATGACGTGGCCCACGCTGTCGCGGAACAGGTTGATGCGCGAGACCTGCGCGGGCTCGATCTCCGCCGCCAGGTCGCGCATCTGCTCCTCGTCCCGGTAGACGAGCCACCAGTCCATGAAGGCCTCCAGGTAGCCCGCGTCGGGGGTGCTCAGGGCGAAGTTGGCGATCACCAGCCGGCCCCCCGGACGCAACATCTCGAAGAGCCGCCGGGTGAGGCGCTGGGCCACGTTCTGCGACAGGTAGTCGTACAGGCCCGCCGAGTAGATGAGATCCTGCGGCTCGAAGACGCTGCGGCCCAGGATGATGGAGCGCACGTTGTCACAGACGGGACGCACGAGGCCCCCCGGGTGCTGGCGCGCCACCTCTTCCAGGCTCGACGTGTCCTGATCCATCGCGAGGAACTGACCGACACGGCGCTCGGCCACGGCGCGTGACACCTCGGCCTCGCGCAGGTGTCCACAGGCGATGGAGAGCACCCGGGGCTGGTGCACCCGCTCGGCGATGGTGTCGATCTCCCGCGCGAGGATCATCCGCCGCTCCCGCACGCACTGCGGCCCTGTCTGTTGATACAGGAAGCGGTAGATGGACTGACCGATGGGCGGCGCCCCGGTCTGGCGCTGGGAGTAGACGTAGTCGATGAGGTCCGCGTCTCCCGCGTAGCCTCTCGGGCGCTCGTAGCTGTGGCGCGAGTAGGGACACAGGTGCAACAGCCCGCGCAGCGGGTGGGCACGCGTGGACTCGAGACAGAACACGTGCCACTCCTCCCGGTCGCACTTGCGGCGCAACAGGTGGAGCCCCTGGTACAGGGCAAACATGTTGGCCTCGACATCGCCCCGTTGAAGCCGCGTGACGATGTCGTGCAACCACACGTCCGCCTGTAGGAAGGCATCACTTCGCTCGACCCACTCCATCACGGGCGCGGCCAATTCATTTCGGTGGGACCAGGACTCACCATGACCGATGGCGTGTTTGAAGGGGAGGGAGGGATCGTCCATGCCCCGCACAACGGGAAGTCCTCACCGATCCTTTCCGAAGAATGCACACGTATGCCCTCCGCACGCTCCTCCGCCCGGAGGGCAACGCGTCAGCGCGCGAGGGGCTCGCTTCCCTCCCGCGTCTGCGCCCGTGTCTCGTCCCCGGCCCCGCCCGCCGCGCGCTTCGCCTCGATGAAGGCCGTGATGCGCTCGAGGGTGTCCAGGTTCTCCGGTCCGGAGTCGTCATCACCCACGGTGATGTCGAACTCACTCTCCATATAAAGGAGCAGCTCGAGCACGTCCGTCGAGTCCAACAGCCCCGAGCTGATGAGCGGTGTGGTGTCGGACAACTCGAGGTTGTCCCCTCGCAGGAAGGTCGTCCGGATGAACTCACGCAGTTGGTTGGAAATCTCCATGCTCTTTCGAACGACCAATCCCTCCCCGCTGCATTCCCGGCCCCATCCACCTCGCCCCCGAGTGCCATGCCACTTCTACCCACAGCCGCTTCCATGGCGGACGAGAGAACGAGTGCCGGGGGAGGGAGGAGAGGAGAGAAACCGGCGAGGTTGTCGACCCGGGCCGCACAGCGGGTAGAGTGCGCCGCCACCGGGAGCACCGAGCAACACATGCCCTTTCAGATCACCGTCCACGAGGCGGATCGCATCATCGACGTCGTCTATCCTCCGCAGCCCAGCGCGGAGGACGTGGCGGACTACCTCAAGCGCATCCGCGAGACGATCCTCCGCCTCAACGGGCCGTGGAGCGCCCTGGTGGACCAGGAGCAGCTCCGGGTGATGTCGCCGGAGATGGTGGACACCATGGCGAGCCTCAACGCCTTCGCGCAGCTCAACGGCATGAAGCGCTCGGCGCGCGTGGTGAGCGACGCGGCGTCGGGGTTGCAGGCCTGGCGCATGACCAAGCGGGCGCTGTTGACCATTCCCACCCGGACCTTCGAGACGCGAGAAGCGGCCCTGGCGTGGCTGCGCCATCCCGACGACGAGTGATGGGTGATGTCGCTTGACAGTGTGGTGGGCGGGATCTAACGCGCGGAGCCATGAGCACGTCTCCATTCCCGTCGCCCTCCACGCCCATCTCCATCGAAGGTCCCCCGAAAGTACTGTTGCTGGAGAACATCCACCCGTCCGCGGAGGAGATGTTCCGCGCGGAGGGCTTCGAGGTGGAGCGGCTCAAGGTAGCGCTCAAGCCCGAGGAGCTGGAGCAGCGCATCCAGGGCGTGCACGTGCTGGGCATCCGCAGCAAGACGAACGTGTGGGAGCCGGCGCTCGCCAAGGCTCCGAACCTGCTGGCCGTCGGCGCGTTCTGCATCGGCACCAACCAGGTGGACCTGAAGGCGGCCAACCGCCACGGCACGCCCGTGTTCAACGCGCCCTTCAGCAACACGCGCAGCGTGGCGGAGCTGGTGATCTCGGAGATCATCATGCTCAGCCGCCAGCTCGTGGACCGCATCCGCGAGGTGCACGCGGGCCAGTGGCGCAAGGTGGCCACGGGCAGCTACGAGGTGCGCGGCAAGACGCTGGGCATCATCGGCTATGGGCACATCGGCTCGCAGCTCGGCGTGCTGGCCGAGTCCATGGGCATGCGCGTCCTCTTCCATGACGTGATGACGAAGCTGCCGCTGGGCAACACGCGCGCCACGGCCACGCTGGACGAGCTGCTCGCGTCCTCGGACTTCGTGACGCTGCACGTGCCGGCCACGGCCTCCACGGAGAAGATGTTGGGCGAGGCGGAGCTGGCGCGCATGCGCAAGGGCTCCTTCCTCATCAACGCCAGCCGGGGCACGGTGGTGGACATCGAGGCGCTGGCGCGCACCATCCGCTCGGGCCACATCGCCGGCGCGGCGGTGGACGTGTACCCCGAGGAGCCGGAGACCAACAGCGACGGCTTCATCACCCCGCTGCAGGGGTTGCCCAACGTCATCCTCACCCCGCACATCGGCGGATCCACCGAGGAGGCCCAGGCATCCATCGGCAAGGAGGTGGCCACCTCGCTCATCAAGTTCGTCAAGAGCGGCGCCACCACGGGCGCGGTGAACTTCCCCCAGGTGGAGACGCCGCTGATCCCCAAGACGCACCGCATCCTCAACGTGCACCGCAACACGCCGGGCGTGCTGCGCGACATCAACCGCATCGTCTCGGACCTCAACGCCAACATCCACGCGCAGGTGCTCAGCACGGACGCGGACATCGGCTACCTGCTCATGGACCTGGACCAGAACGTGGGCCGCCCGGTGTGCGAGGCCATCGCGGGCCTCAAGACGGACATCAAGACGCGCATCGTCACCTGATGCGCGGGACGGGGGGCGCTCCCAGCGGAGAGCCCCCCGTGCCGGCTCACACGTCGAGGATCTTCCCCGGGTTGAGGATGTTGTTCGGGTCCAGGGCGCGCTTGAGCGTGCGCAGCATCTCCAGTTCCGCGGGCGAGCGCGAGTAGGACAGGTAGTCCTTCTTGAGCAGGCCGATGCCGTGCTCGGCGGAGATGCTGCCGCCGTGCTTGCGCACCAGCTCGAACAGGGTGGGGTCCGCCTGCCTGGTGCGCGCGAGGAACTCGGCCTTCTCCATGCCCTCGGGCTTCATGATGTTGATGTGCAGGTTGCCGTCCCCGATGTGGCCGAACAGGGCGATCTCCCAGTCCGGGTAGCGCTCGCGGAAGACCGAGTCCAGCTCGGAGCAGAAGGCCTCCAGCGCGGCCACCGGCAGCGACACGTCGTTCTTGTGGGGCAGCCCCGTGGCCGACAGGCTCTCGCTGATGCTCTCGCGCAGCGCCCACAGCTCACTGGCCTGCGAGGGGCTCTGCGCCAGGGTGCCGTCCGTCACCAGCCCGCGCTCGAAGAGCGAGCCCAGCCATTCCTCCACCGCGTTGGCGTCCTTGCCCTCGGCCTCCATCAGCACGTAGCAGCCACTGGGCGCCTCGAAGGGCGAGCGCAGCTTGCGGTGGCGCTGCACGCGCGCGAGGCACTTGTCGGTGAAGAACTCGTAGGCGCTCAGGAGCAGCGGCGCGCGGCGCGCCTCGCGGAACAGCCGCAGCACGGCGGCCACGTCCGGCACGGCGAAGAGGAACACGTCCTGCTTGCCCGGCAGCGGCGTGAGCTTGAGGGTGGCCTCGGTGATGACGCCCAGCGTGCCCTCGCTGCCGATGAAGAGCTGGCGCAGGTCCGCCCCGGTGTTGTTCTTCTCCAGCGAGCCGTTGAGCTCCAGCACCTTGCCCTGGGCCGTCACCACCTGCAGGCCGAGCACCCACTGGCGGGTGAGGCCATAGCGGATGACCTTCACGCCGCCCGCGTTGGTGGCGATGTTGCCCCCCACCTGACTGGAGCCCTTGGAGGCGAAGTCCACCGGCCAGGTGAGGCCATGCTCGGCGCAGTGCTGGTGCACCGCCTCCGTCACCGCGCCCGCCTGCACCCGCACCGTGTTGCCCAGCAGCTCCACCGGCTCCATCCGGGTCATCCGCCGCAGCGACAGCACCAGCTCGCCCCGCGCCGCCACCGCGCCCGCCGCGAGCCCCGTGCGCCCACCGGAGGGCACCACGGGGACGCGGTGCGCGTCGCACAGGGCGAGCAGGCGCGCCACCTCCTCGGTGGTGCGCGGAAAGGCCACCGCCGAGGGCGCGGGCGTATGGACCCGGGTCCAATCGCGTCCGTACTCCTGGAGCTCGCTCGGCTCACGGGTGAGGAAGTCCGCCGGGAACCCTTCGGCCACGGCGCGCAGGAACGCTTCGGGAAGCACATCGGCCATGAGCCGAGCACTAGTGCAGCGGGCCCGCCATGGCAAGCCAACGAGCGCGCGAGGAACCGCTGCCTAACGGGGCGCTCCCGCGTCCCCCGGCGCGGCGGGCGGGGGCACGGCGGCACCGGCATCCACTGGCGAGGAGCCGCCCGTCGAGGCCTGCGCGGGCTGCTCCGGGGCCGGGGCGGACACCGCGCCCCCATCGGTGGGCGACGCCGGCGCCGTCACGGCCGGGTCCGGGGTGAGCGAAGGCGGCGTGCCCCCCGGGGACGGCGTCGCGGTGGAATCTGGCGTGGGCGCGGACACCGTGGGCTCGGCGGAGGGGAGAACGGGCGGAGCCGCGATCACGGGAGAAGCGCCAGGAGCGTCGGGGAGAGCGGAAGGGGTGGGCCCGGTCACGGCGGGTGTCTCCCCGGAAGGGGCGACGACCTCCGACGACTCCACCACCTGCTTGAGGCGGCCGAGTCCCTGCTCGATGCCAGCGCCCAGGCGGGAACGGATGAAGGGCGCGAGGTAGCGTCGCAGGGGGCTGCGGCCAAGGCTTCCCTCGTCCACCCACGTCACCTGGGTGCCCCCCTCCACGGACGCGAGGGAGATGCGGCCCCGCGCGGAGAACCGGCCCCCATCCAGCGACGCTTGATAGGCCACGCCCGTCTTCGGGTCCGCCTCGGAGAGGGAGAGCGTGCCACGGCCCAGGGGACCCCCCTCCCAGGTCCGCACCGAGCCCGCGCCCAGCTCCGGCCCTCCGAACATCCACTGCCCACCGGGGTAGCGCTCCGTGTTCCAGGGAGTCCACTCCCCCCAGTGCCGAGGCTGGGCCACCCGGGCGTACACCGCCTCGGGGGGTGCGAGGATGAGCAGCGAGCGCTCGACACGGTACGTCGTCGGCAGCAACAGGCCAATGACGAGCAGGAGCCCCAGCAGGCTCGCGAAGGCGATGAGGATCTTCTTGGGCATCGAACGATTCCGGGGAGCGGGTGCACCCGGATGGCGCACCGTAGCAGAACCCACCTCCCGCCCGAACCCTGTCCACCAGGGCCCCCCGCGAATTCCCGCACGGGCCTTCTCTCCCTCTTCGGGCTCGCGAATAATCCGCTCCCCCTGCTCCGGCGATGCTCCCCTTCCCTTCCTCCAACAAGGCCGCCCCGCTCCTCCGTGGACTGCTCCCGCTGCTGCTCCTGGGCCTTGCCCCGGGCAGCGCGTCGGCGCAGGAGGTGGAAGACGAGGAGCCACCACCGGAGACCGAGGTCACGCGGCCGGCGCCCACTCCCGTCAGTCCCGACACCGAGCCCGAGTGGAAGACGCGCTATGGGGCGAGGCTGCTGACGGGTGCTCCCGACGGCACGGGCGTCGCCCTGCTCATCCACCCGAGATCCTGGCTCCGGGTGCACGCGGGAGCGGCGAGGAACAGTCTGGGAACCGGCGTGCGCGCGGGGGTGGATCTGCTGCCCGTGCGACTGCTCGTCTCGCCCGTGCTGGGACTGGAGTATGGGCACACCTTCCGCGCGGACTACGAGCGGCTGCTCACGCGGCTGCACGGCCAGCCCACCACCCCCGTCACGGGCATCCGCCAGGTGGATTACGACCAGGTGAAC
Above is a window of Cystobacter fuscus DNA encoding:
- a CDS encoding acyl carrier protein, with protein sequence MEISNQLREFIRTTFLRGDNLELSDTTPLISSGLLDSTDVLELLLYMESEFDITVGDDDSGPENLDTLERITAFIEAKRAAGGAGDETRAQTREGSEPLAR
- a CDS encoding SRPBCC family protein yields the protein MPKKILIAFASLLGLLLVIGLLLPTTYRVERSLLILAPPEAVYARVAQPRHWGEWTPWNTERYPGGQWMFGGPELGAGSVRTWEGGPLGRGTLSLSEADPKTGVAYQASLDGGRFSARGRISLASVEGGTQVTWVDEGSLGRSPLRRYLAPFIRSRLGAGIEQGLGRLKQVVESSEVVAPSGETPAVTGPTPSALPDAPGASPVIAAPPVLPSAEPTVSAPTPDSTATPSPGGTPPSLTPDPAVTAPASPTDGGAVSAPAPEQPAQASTGGSSPVDAGAAVPPPAAPGDAGAPR
- a CDS encoding STAS/SEC14 domain-containing protein, encoding MPFQITVHEADRIIDVVYPPQPSAEDVADYLKRIRETILRLNGPWSALVDQEQLRVMSPEMVDTMASLNAFAQLNGMKRSARVVSDAASGLQAWRMTKRALLTIPTRTFETREAALAWLRHPDDE
- a CDS encoding class I SAM-dependent methyltransferase, with protein sequence MEWVERSDAFLQADVWLHDIVTRLQRGDVEANMFALYQGLHLLRRKCDREEWHVFCLESTRAHPLRGLLHLCPYSRHSYERPRGYAGDADLIDYVYSQRQTGAPPIGQSIYRFLYQQTGPQCVRERRMILAREIDTIAERVHQPRVLSIACGHLREAEVSRAVAERRVGQFLAMDQDTSSLEEVARQHPGGLVRPVCDNVRSIILGRSVFEPQDLIYSAGLYDYLSQNVAQRLTRRLFEMLRPGGRLVIANFALSTPDAGYLEAFMDWWLVYRDEEQMRDLAAEIEPAQVSRINLFRDSVGHVIYLELERH
- the serA gene encoding phosphoglycerate dehydrogenase, which produces MSTSPFPSPSTPISIEGPPKVLLLENIHPSAEEMFRAEGFEVERLKVALKPEELEQRIQGVHVLGIRSKTNVWEPALAKAPNLLAVGAFCIGTNQVDLKAANRHGTPVFNAPFSNTRSVAELVISEIIMLSRQLVDRIREVHAGQWRKVATGSYEVRGKTLGIIGYGHIGSQLGVLAESMGMRVLFHDVMTKLPLGNTRATATLDELLASSDFVTLHVPATASTEKMLGEAELARMRKGSFLINASRGTVVDIEALARTIRSGHIAGAAVDVYPEEPETNSDGFITPLQGLPNVILTPHIGGSTEEAQASIGKEVATSLIKFVKSGATTGAVNFPQVETPLIPKTHRILNVHRNTPGVLRDINRIVSDLNANIHAQVLSTDADIGYLLMDLDQNVGRPVCEAIAGLKTDIKTRIVT
- a CDS encoding protein kinase domain-containing protein, whose amino-acid sequence is MSEGYEQVGPSREGVHAGRRLGNRFELTQRIKQGRGIVTWLGTDLHTGARLVIKTTATHSLVPTARQRLEHEARVLGSLNNPHLVPLLHFGTGGELLFLVTPFVPGRSLQERLTSGTLSVSEALTLGQGVLSALAEAHAQGVIHRDVKPSNIIVDGIPNVTHVTLVDFGLARSERLDPSLRDLPVGTARYLSPEQAGLLNRPVETTSDLYALGAVLFEALAGHPAFDGTSVGEVLRQHLTSRPRLRATGVEVPRALEEVVARLLQTDPQDRYQSAESAREDLHAIEVALARGDQDPELVTGAHDTRHSLTEPSFVGRHEELAQMERELERARSEPGRLVVVEAESGGGKSRLLEEFASRAPRHRASLLKGQAVAQAAQRPFQLFTDVAAGITQTALERPELGERLRERLKEQAVAVCTVLPQLTPILRPEQQNLGPESLGASRGIAALSALLGALGSEAEPAMVLLDDCQWADEPTLKALEGFQRGPLRDGPGHVLLVIAFRSEEVGADHPLRRLRPDAHLRLAAFGPEEITRLLESMAGPLPREAMELVVRLSEGNPFMASAVMHGLVEDGALVPGERGWKVQPAAMAHVRSSRQAASFLVRRLKLLPAESLHLLSVGAVLGKSFALEQVAALSGTPQEQVVAALVEPQHRHMLWAGQEGHYTFVHDKLREALLGMLKPDERRELHRLAARTFAARDKADSFELAYHFDAAGEHALALPHAIVAAERARTQFALGTAELNYRIAERGAAQADASTRFRIATGLGDVLMLRGRYDDAQPQFELAQKLAHNPLEQARISSKLGELEFKRGNMEESNAANEQGLALLRRWVPGHDITYGLRAAWELLIQAGHTLMPQRLARRSLEHAEEDLLAVHFYNRLTYGYWYKRGPVPTFWAHLREVNTAERYPPTPELAQAYSTHSPVMTQVPWFSRAIAYLEKSLAMRRQWGDTWGQGQTLHFYSLALYVSGRFEESIEKAREGMRLLARTGDKWEMHNAHYHLAMSLYRLGRLREAEESSQQLHASALAIGDRYAVRLSLEAWGKAAVGRISKGLLDEALADPGLDTQTHTGLLQVEALRRMREEDLEGAVATLEEAHRMVEKAKLRNEYVTPVGPWFITALRLLASRVSPLSPHRRAALLKRAWLVEKRSRPSAEAFRNNLAHLLRERGLLHAMEGHPRRARKWLDESLRVAGSLKMRHEAAQTRLARGQVGQELGWPGAAEDLETARRELREMEQGLGTTGHSAPDKGPERLETLSLVDRFPRVLEAGRRIASALTGEAVFDAVRQSMQELLRAEHCVVFEPRTLLPEEELAAAGVARTALHRTMETGRPAIMGQGMPGGVSESMEMLGVRSLLCAPIQVRGKTVACVCASHRQVGELFGEDEERLASFVCILAGTALENAEGFERMAALSEEQGRLYREEQEAVRRRDDFLSIAAHELKTPLTSLQLHLQGLMSQLRPGARSMSPERLATKLESANLQTQRMGKLVNELLDISRIAQGNLLGDLESVDLVKVVHNVVERTRDGLARAECELRLHLASEVVGHWDAMRLEQVVLNLLTNAMKYGAGRPIDITVEGDTTHARLVVRDQGIGIAPEDTERIFERFERAVSVRHYGGFGIGLWIVREIIQALGGRVEVRSAPGQGATFTVLLPLEGPKPRALNGAPAPDR
- a CDS encoding FAD-binding oxidoreductase, encoding MADVLPEAFLRAVAEGFPADFLTREPSELQEYGRDWTRVHTPAPSAVAFPRTTEEVARLLALCDAHRVPVVPSGGRTGLAAGAVAARGELVLSLRRMTRMEPVELLGNTVRVQAGAVTEAVHQHCAEHGLTWPVDFASKGSSQVGGNIATNAGGVKVIRYGLTRQWVLGLQVVTAQGKVLELNGSLEKNNTGADLRQLFIGSEGTLGVITEATLKLTPLPGKQDVFLFAVPDVAAVLRLFREARRAPLLLSAYEFFTDKCLARVQRHRKLRSPFEAPSGCYVLMEAEGKDANAVEEWLGSLFERGLVTDGTLAQSPSQASELWALRESISESLSATGLPHKNDVSLPVAALEAFCSELDSVFRERYPDWEIALFGHIGDGNLHINIMKPEGMEKAEFLARTRQADPTLFELVRKHGGSISAEHGIGLLKKDYLSYSRSPAELEMLRTLKRALDPNNILNPGKILDV